The nucleotide window AGTTCTTTTGAACCTTCAATCAATAAAGGAATGGAAGCAGCAGTTGTAATACCAGCTTTTAAAGTATTATTTGTAATAAATCTTTCAACAATTAAAGCAGAACTAGCTCTTATTATTCCTTTTAAAGAAGGTTCTTCATTACTTACGCAAGATACACAAACAGCTGCAATTTCTTCTTCATAAGATTTTAGTAATTCTTCAACTGTTAGAGTATCCAAAATTTTTTCTATTTTATTTGTAATATCACATTTAAGTTCAAAGATAATACTGTAAGCTTTTTTATTTATTCTTATATTTTCTATCTCTTTTATTTTTTTAAAGTAATTTTTTAAAACTTCTTCATCAATAAATTTTTCTTTTAATAAAAAGAGTTTATATCGAACTCTAGAAGCTGTTTGATGTACTTTTAGAAAATTTTTTTTCATTTTTATTGTTCTTGCTGAGCTTGCATTTGAGCTTTTGCATCTTCATATCTTTCTTTTAATTCTTCAATTCCAGCACTAAATAATTCACTTCCTTTTCCAAAAGCTTTTAAAATAGTTTCTTGTGCATTTTTATTAGTAAGAAGATAAGTTACAGCTGCACCTAAAAGAGCACCTTTTATAAAATCACCATTAGTAAATCCATTATTTTGTGTTGTTGATGGATTTTGAATAGGTGTTTGTAAAGGATTTAAATTTTGATTTATATATGGATTTTGATTTATATTTGCTCCTGATTGAATATTTTGAGCTCTG belongs to Arcobacter defluvii and includes:
- a CDS encoding YtxH domain-containing protein, which gives rise to MNKQNIPNNQYDLNIENSRAQNIQSGANINQNPYINQNLNPLQTPIQNPSTTQNNGFTNGDFIKGALLGAAVTYLLTNKNAQETILKAFGKGSELFSAGIEELKERYEDAKAQMQAQQEQ